The Pseudomonas allokribbensis genome has a window encoding:
- a CDS encoding AraC family transcriptional regulator, protein MMKAVAKNPEQAPRFWRDDALPFIEARAIADGREVCYSRHSHAHFSIGAITAGRSTYVHEQSSFEVAAGTVVLMNPGDVHACNPIDDQPWSYLMLYVETPWLTDLQHQLGFSAELEFRRFSDTHLNDARLFRDLNALYGVLVDEQQDVLRKQSAAVEFFSDLQLRLNPIEPPLREPNFKLERAADFIRQHCTDLLSLDDICVAAELSPSYLIRAFKLHFGMTPHAFLVNQRIQFARECLRRGHLIADVALEAGFADQAHFQRAFKQHLAATPGQYRG, encoded by the coding sequence ATGATGAAAGCTGTCGCCAAGAACCCCGAACAAGCCCCGCGCTTCTGGCGCGACGACGCCCTGCCCTTCATCGAAGCGCGGGCCATCGCCGATGGGCGTGAGGTCTGCTACTCACGGCACTCCCACGCGCACTTTTCCATCGGCGCGATCACCGCCGGGCGCAGCACTTATGTGCATGAGCAATCATCGTTCGAAGTGGCGGCCGGCACCGTGGTGCTGATGAATCCGGGGGACGTCCACGCGTGCAACCCGATCGACGATCAGCCGTGGTCGTATTTGATGTTGTATGTGGAAACGCCGTGGCTGACGGATCTGCAGCATCAGTTGGGGTTCAGTGCGGAACTTGAGTTTCGGCGGTTTTCCGATACCCATTTAAATGATGCTCGTCTGTTTCGCGATTTGAATGCGTTGTACGGCGTGTTGGTCGACGAGCAGCAAGACGTGCTGCGCAAACAGAGCGCAGCGGTGGAGTTTTTCAGCGACCTGCAACTGCGCCTGAACCCGATCGAACCTCCGTTGCGCGAACCGAACTTCAAACTCGAACGCGCCGCCGACTTCATCCGCCAACACTGCACCGACCTGCTCAGCCTCGACGACATCTGCGTCGCTGCCGAGCTGTCACCGTCCTACCTGATCCGCGCCTTCAAACTGCACTTCGGCATGACGCCCCATGCGTTTTTGGTTAACCAGCGCATCCAGTTCGCTCGCGAGTGTTTGCGTCGCGGGCATTTGATTGCGGATGTGGCACTGGAGGCGGGGTTTGCCGATCAGGCGCATTTTCAGCGGGCGTTCAAGCAGCATCTGGCGGCGACGCCGGGACAGTATCGGGGATAA
- a CDS encoding VOC family protein encodes MQRFQKLTPCLWFDDQAEAAAKFYCSIFDHSKITALTHYSKVGQEFHGRPEGSVMTVSFELDGHSFTGLNGGPVFKFNEAVSFQVNCQTQEEVDHFWGNLSAGGPVEAQQCGWLKDKFGVSWQIVPVAFMHMMTDADQTKAQRAMQAMLGMKKLDIAELERAFAGQS; translated from the coding sequence ATGCAACGCTTTCAGAAGCTGACCCCGTGCCTGTGGTTCGACGATCAGGCCGAGGCGGCGGCCAAGTTCTACTGCTCGATCTTCGATCACTCGAAAATCACCGCCCTCACCCACTACAGCAAGGTCGGCCAGGAATTCCACGGCCGCCCGGAAGGCTCGGTGATGACCGTCAGTTTCGAACTCGACGGCCACAGCTTCACCGGGCTCAATGGCGGGCCGGTGTTCAAATTCAATGAAGCGGTGTCGTTTCAGGTCAATTGCCAGACCCAGGAAGAGGTCGACCACTTCTGGGGCAACCTGTCTGCCGGCGGCCCAGTGGAAGCCCAACAGTGCGGCTGGCTCAAGGACAAGTTCGGCGTGTCGTGGCAGATCGTGCCGGTGGCGTTCATGCACATGATGACCGACGCCGACCAGACCAAGGCCCAACGGGCGATGCAGGCCATGCTCGGGATGAAAAAACTCGACATCGCCGAACTCGAACGAGCCTTCGCCGGCCAGAGCTAA
- a CDS encoding NnrS family protein — MRRLAAAPVFSLGFRPLFLAGAGFAALAVLIWGLWLYGHWFDLQPAGGMLAWHRHEMPFGFAAAIVAGFLLTAVPNWTGTPGVRGGALIALVSAWLLGRVAWWMPLPVGLILALQWVFLPLLAVMLARDLIAARKRDNYPIVLVLALMAGCQALTLIGLFNDDTGLQRQGVLGALWLIAALMTVIGGRVIPFFIQRGLNHPPVKAANPLPTRLLLIGSLLTAVTFAAGLNDSPRLWLAALFALTGSLQILRLIRWHDRGIWRVPLLWSLYLAYGWMALAIWAMAAWHLGLLGQQSLATHALAVGGVGGLILAMIARVSLGHTGRLLQPPKAVVLGFALVLIAAGCRVLLVPFSSLGLGLSVVLWCAAFILFLRHYTGILLKPRL; from the coding sequence ATGCGCAGACTCGCGGCGGCGCCAGTGTTCAGCCTGGGCTTTCGGCCGCTGTTTCTGGCCGGGGCCGGATTCGCCGCTCTGGCGGTGCTGATCTGGGGCCTGTGGCTTTACGGCCATTGGTTCGATCTGCAACCGGCGGGCGGCATGCTCGCCTGGCATCGGCATGAGATGCCGTTCGGTTTCGCGGCGGCAATCGTTGCCGGGTTTCTGCTGACGGCGGTGCCCAACTGGACCGGGACTCCCGGCGTGCGCGGCGGGGCGTTGATCGCTTTGGTGTCGGCCTGGCTTCTCGGGCGCGTGGCCTGGTGGATGCCGTTGCCCGTTGGATTGATCCTCGCGCTGCAATGGGTTTTTCTGCCGCTGCTGGCGGTGATGCTGGCGCGGGATCTGATCGCCGCGCGCAAACGCGACAACTACCCGATTGTGCTGGTGCTCGCGCTGATGGCGGGTTGTCAGGCGCTGACCTTGATTGGCCTGTTCAACGACGACACCGGTTTGCAGCGCCAAGGCGTGCTGGGCGCGTTGTGGCTGATTGCGGCGCTGATGACAGTGATTGGCGGGCGAGTGATTCCGTTCTTTATCCAGCGTGGCTTGAACCATCCACCCGTGAAGGCTGCCAATCCACTGCCAACACGATTGCTATTGATCGGCAGTCTGCTGACAGCCGTCACTTTTGCAGCTGGTCTCAATGATTCGCCACGACTGTGGCTGGCAGCACTGTTTGCGCTCACCGGCAGTTTGCAAATACTGCGGCTGATCCGCTGGCATGATCGCGGGATCTGGCGCGTGCCGCTGCTCTGGTCGTTGTACCTGGCTTACGGCTGGATGGCATTGGCGATCTGGGCCATGGCGGCTTGGCATCTGGGACTGCTCGGCCAGCAAAGCCTGGCGACTCATGCGCTGGCCGTTGGCGGTGTCGGTGGCTTGATTCTGGCGATGATTGCGCGGGTCAGCCTCGGCCATACCGGGCGACTGTTGCAGCCACCGAAAGCCGTGGTGCTGGGTTTTGCGCTGGTGCTGATCGCGGCAGGTTGCCGGGTGTTGCTGGTGCCGTTTTCGAGTCTTGGCCTCGGCTTGTCTGTGGTGCTCTGGTGCGCGGCTTTTATTCTGTTCTTACGGCATTACACCGGGATTCTGCTCAAGCCAAGGCTGTAG
- a CDS encoding class I SAM-dependent methyltransferase: protein MPSPESTLLQSWHHNALAWTEAVRSGAIESRRQVTDQAILLAIMGRQPERVLDLGCGEGWLLRALAERGIEAVGVDGDATLVEAAQAAGSSPVQVASYEDLVEAKVDIGRDYNLICANFSLLHQDIIPLLAAMNALLVPGGALVIQTLHPWSVAAGDYQDGWREETFDGFKGQWQPMPWYFRTLSSWLNALDMAGFQLSSLREPQHPQSPVPQSLLMIAERRG from the coding sequence ATGCCCTCGCCTGAATCCACCCTGCTCCAGAGCTGGCACCACAACGCCCTGGCCTGGACCGAAGCCGTGCGCAGCGGCGCCATCGAGAGCCGTCGGCAGGTCACCGATCAGGCCATTCTGCTGGCAATCATGGGGCGCCAACCCGAGCGCGTGCTCGATCTGGGATGCGGCGAAGGCTGGTTGTTGCGGGCGCTGGCCGAACGCGGGATCGAAGCGGTCGGCGTGGACGGTGATGCAACACTGGTGGAGGCAGCGCAAGCGGCAGGATCGTCACCGGTGCAGGTCGCCAGCTATGAAGATTTGGTAGAAGCGAAAGTCGACATCGGCCGCGATTACAACCTGATCTGCGCCAACTTTTCCCTGCTGCATCAGGACATCATCCCGCTGCTCGCCGCCATGAACGCCCTGCTCGTGCCCGGCGGTGCGCTGGTGATCCAGACGCTGCATCCGTGGTCGGTGGCAGCGGGTGATTATCAGGATGGCTGGCGCGAGGAAACCTTCGACGGTTTCAAGGGCCAGTGGCAACCGATGCCGTGGTATTTCCGCACCTTGTCCAGTTGGCTGAATGCGCTGGACATGGCCGGATTTCAGTTGAGCAGTCTGCGCGAGCCACAACATCCGCAAAGCCCTGTGCCACAGTCGTTGCTGATGATTGCCGAGCGCCGCGGATGA
- a CDS encoding transmembrane sensor/regulator PpyR: MFTVFESPLNVLHLSSKVLVAGLVMLLAGIYGAYLYQGPMPIALLVAMHAMTIVGPTLIKIGYVMRLLSQYRLGQSPALAVA, encoded by the coding sequence ATGTTCACTGTCTTCGAGAGTCCGCTGAACGTTCTGCACCTGTCGAGCAAAGTGCTCGTTGCCGGTCTGGTCATGTTGCTGGCCGGGATTTACGGCGCTTATCTGTATCAGGGCCCTATGCCGATTGCGTTGCTGGTGGCGATGCACGCCATGACCATCGTCGGCCCGACGCTGATCAAGATCGGCTATGTGATGCGCCTGCTGTCGCAGTATCGGTTGGGCCAGTCACCCGCACTGGCGGTGGCCTGA